CGGACGGCTGGATGCGGATTATGTCGGCACCAGCAACTGCCTGGCAAGCTGTCATGAACATGACCGCATGAAGCAGGACTTTGACGCCAGCACCATGGGCGCCCAGCTGAAAAGGGATTCCGGAATGCCGCTGGTTGACTGTGAATCCTGTCACGGACCAGGTAGCCTGGCCATTGAAAAATTGACCAAGGAACTGATTGCCGAAAACACCCGCAACGCAAAAAAAACAGCCTGCGACAATAAAACACTTATTGATCTGGAAAATCTTCCGGCCCAGGCCCAGTCCCTGATCTGCCTGAAATGCCATACCGCCAATGCCACTTTTAACCTGCACAACTGGAATGCCAGCGTTCATTCGATGAATGACGTCTCCTGTTTCAACTGCCATCATGTACACGGCAGCCCTGACCTGAAGGTCAGCCCGCGCGACACGGGCCCCATGTGTTTCCAGTGCCATGCCCTGCAGCAGACCGAATTTTCCCTGCCGAGTCATCACCCCATGAGGGAAGGTCGAATTTTTTGTTCGGACTGCCACAACGCCCACGGCGGCATGGGCGGCAAACATCTGCGCAAGGACACCGTCAAGGAGACTTGCGTCCAGTGTCATCCTGAAAAACGGGGCCCTTTTCTGTACGAACATGCTGACCTCATGGAGGACTGCATGACCTGTCACGGTCCGCACGGCTCGGTGAACAACAATCTTCTCAAGGCCCGAGAGCCTTTGCTCTGTCTGCAGTGTCATGTGGGCCACAGGATCGATACCAACACCGGGGCCCCCACATCAGCAGAATCACGAAGGGCCTATTATACCCGTTGCTCTGATTGCCATTCCCGTATTCACGGCACTGATACCCCATCCTCATCCGGAAATGGCAGGTTCACACAATGAGATGGCTCATGGGCAAAACCTTGCTGGAAAAAATCCTGCGATTGGGACTGCTCATGTGTCTGACAGCGGTCACGGCGGTTGGAGGGGAACTCCAGCCCTTTAATACAGCGGAAAGTCTGGCCCTTCATAGAGAATTCGACACCCAGGCCCATCATGAAACCGAAGTGG
The nucleotide sequence above comes from Pseudomonadota bacterium. Encoded proteins:
- a CDS encoding DmsE family decaheme c-type cytochrome — its product is MQPLKILSLFILLLSILFSGCSNTLKISRAILPIKAYEQMIVGRLDADYVGTSNCLASCHEHDRMKQDFDASTMGAQLKRDSGMPLVDCESCHGPGSLAIEKLTKELIAENTRNAKKTACDNKTLIDLENLPAQAQSLICLKCHTANATFNLHNWNASVHSMNDVSCFNCHHVHGSPDLKVSPRDTGPMCFQCHALQQTEFSLPSHHPMREGRIFCSDCHNAHGGMGGKHLRKDTVKETCVQCHPEKRGPFLYEHADLMEDCMTCHGPHGSVNNNLLKAREPLLCLQCHVGHRIDTNTGAPTSAESRRAYYTRCSDCHSRIHGTDTPSSSGNGRFTQ